The genomic DNA CCCCAGCGGGGAGAACGACgccccaaggccgccgccgccaccattgccACCGACAAAGCGCCAGTGGAGGCTTTTGCCTGACTCAGCACCATGCCTGTCGCACGCTCTCGGCCACGCCAGTAGCTCACTCCCCAATGCATCCACATTGCCTCTACCGAAAGAAGCCCGGCACCATTTGAGGCACCACCTCAGCACCACCAGCAAGCACCAGCTAGCCCACAGCCCCAcagccatggcggcgccgtACCAGTATGCCATCGAGGAGAAGAAGGGGAGTACCAGCCAACTTGTCGCAGCACCCGTCGCCCGCACGTAGAGTGCCCCCGGCTCCACCAACTCTCGGCCGCCATGGCCCGGAACCGACAGAGCCGGCGGCTCCCGGCCGCAGCCACCGCCGTCGCTACTacgccggccgcgcccgcctCCCTTGCACCACCAacaccggccaccgccgccgccaccgacccGCGCGCGGCTGTCGCCGTCGGTGCAGTCCGTGACGGCCAAAgccaccatcaccgccgccCTACTCCAGCCGCTGGCCCCCCACGCACCACCACGCGCCTCCCACAACGCAACCCCCAGATCCGGCAGGGGCAACGCCGGATCTGGTGGCggtagctgccgccgccgcgagggcgGCCCATGCCGGCGAGCTTCTTCCGAGAGCTCGGTAGTCGTGCCTGCCAGATCCgccggagaggagaggagaggccaCGCCGCCACCATCCCCACGGGTtgcgcgagctccggcggcccgctccggtggcggcgcggcgggagagAGGAAAacggggaggaggggcggcagcgGATAGGGTAGGTCGCCTGCGTCGCCCCGCGCGAGAGTGACGAGAGCGACGGGTCCCAAGAATACTTGATCTGATGGTACAATTTATTCCTCCTCCAGATAATGTATATTGGTACAGTGCTTGTAACTATTTCTCTTCTCAAGTACAAGAGACCAACGGCGCTATATAATGCATGCAGTACTCATCAATGTGTGAAAGGTACAGCATGATGTCTCAATTGTTGGGATTGTTTTGAAAGATGGCAAGTTCATTAGTAGCATGtcttaaaaaaattaattgtgaACATCAAACCACTGTTTATCCCAAATCGAAACTGCAATAATGAAGATATGCACAAGGCTGCGAGGAAATGCGTGCTCGTATGTACTCCCTCTATACCCAAAGAATCTGATGTttaggacagcgacacggtctccaaaacacaactttgacttcttattcctctaaaaatatttatcaaaaagtgatatatgtatactttcataaaagtaattttcaaaacaaatcttttcatataatttttatattttcaaacttaAAAACttgagttattcatgatttatattctcaaGGTTTGACTTAAACTTTGTCCTAAACGTCAGGTTTTttgagtatggagggagtactatttAATGCAATCAGGACGACGGGATAGGGCTGGTTAGCTGTGGCCAGTTTGGTCCTTCTCTTAATCAATTCAAGGCGGTTCTGAGCCGTCTGTAAGCCGATagttttgcaaaaacaccctctctCAACCAGACGACGAGCGTGCCGTCGTCTCGCGAGACGACGGCCGCGTCCCGTGCTCCGAGGCGGGAATAGACGCCGCAGCACCGTTGTATGGTGCGCTCGAATCTCGTCGACAGCGGCGCGGATCCGATGCGCGTGTTTCTCGTGCTCCTCCTCTTTCTATCCGCGCGGAGAGCTCCTGGGAGGTACCTCACGGTCCTCATCAGCAAGCGCCTGCCGGCGGAAGATGTTGAAGTCAAAGAGCTCGACCTCCTCCCGGATCCGAAGAAGCTCGCAGTTGATCTCCGCCGCTAGCTCCAGCGCTGGCGCGTGGAGGCCACGCCTCAGCAGAAGTCGTGGTGGAGAAGAAgcactgcaggctgcagcagcgGTGGAGCAACGGCAGTAGCAGAGAGGTGGAGCAACGGCGGCGGAGTCTTGGCCTCCTGGGTAGCATCGGCGGCAGCATGTAGAAAGAGACGAGGAAGGAAGGTAACGGATAAGATTCAGCCGTCTAGGAAGAATGAATGGCTGGAAGCCTGGAAGTAAAAAAACACAAGAACAAAACGACAGGCGTGTAAAAAAAGAAAGGGATAAGAAAGAGCAAAATTTGATGATTATACACTTGATGAAAAGTTAGATTATCTTCGGATGGAGATTGGTGACAAATTGACAGATAAATTTGAGtttatattatattaataaattttaaaatattttatgtGAATTAATTGAATATCATGCATTTTACAATTGAGCACAAAATGCCTACAAAGATCAAATGTGCACCTGATCACCATGATTTATGTGTTAAAGAATGAATTAATTGTCTTATAGACAACTAAATAAATGGTTCATTGTATAAGATGCCTATTTAGTTGTCTATACGCGTCAAATAGACAACAGCCGTCTAAACTGTTGTACATGCCCTCGTTAGCCACACCACCCTGTTTTCTAGGGTCGGGGCTCACTAACTTGCAAAACACAACCATACTTTACACAGGAGATGCAGGCTAATCTTGTTTTTATTAGGTGATCAGGACATGTTAACCAGCTGAACGTGACAGCGTTGCAGAAATATTTAACGTGTTGCGGTATGAGGAGAATACAACATGAATATTTAATGTGTTGCAGTATGAAGAGAACTAGTACTCTTTTGGATCGTCCTCGAATTAACTTTGCAGTACAGAAAATTGCTATCGAGCAACGAATCTTTGCTAGGTATGACAGGACTTGCTACCAGATGAAAGCATTTCTATCCAAAGTATACATTTTACTTTTATCAGCATCCAAGTGTTCATGATAAAAGACTTATGAATTTGTGGTGACCTTATCTTGGACTTCTATTAGGATTTGCCCCCCCCTTTTTTAGATAAAGACATTTCACCTTTAGAGTCGTCTGATATTTTCTTGAAAAAAGCAGAAGGTTTTCTTCTCTTGACTTCTGTGCCATCCCCTTTGTCATGCAAAATGTGTTTCCGTATAATGCACTGCATTCATTGCTTATCAAGTGACATAGGATGCTGCTGTTGTCATGTTGCTCAGTTTGGTGATAGAGTAATTTGGATGGATCTAGCAGTAAATTGTTGACCTTGTCTGTTCATTTATATGCAAGCACAACCCAAATGGAATGTGTAATTTCGCAAAAAAAAGCCCAAATGGAGTGTAAGATTTTCAAGGGAATTTTATATGGTTTTGTACCTGTGCATGTGAAATTCTTCTAAAATGTGTGCATTCCATCCAGTGAAACATCTCTGGTCCCATACTGCCAGAGAGTTACTGTGGCATTTTTTGAAAAGGAAAAAGTACAGCGGGGTGCCTTTTTGTATTCCCTCCATGCTCGTGGAAAGAAATCAACAAACGGGAACAAGGGTCGTTCCTTGAGAAAACATGGACGCGTACTGTCTCGAAGTACGCAAGCTCGAGAACAAGTTCCATGGTCTCGAATTCCATCACGTCGTCCGCGACAACAACGTTGCTGCGGATGTCCTGTCGAAGCTTGGTTCTACCCGCGCTCAAGTCCCAGCGGGGGTCTTCGTCCacgagctgcacaagaagtctATACCAGAGCAGTCATCTCCACCAACGACTACTGATCCTAGCCCGTCCCAGACAGACCGTGAAGTGTTGATGATCGACGTGGACTGGAGGCAACCGTTCATCGACTACATCAAAGAGCAGAAGGTACCCTCCGACAAGTCAGAGGCAGAGCGGATCACACGCCGAGCCAAAATCTATGTACTAGTCGGAGACAAGCTCTACAGGCGAAGCGCCACCTCTCAAGTACTCATGAAGTGTGTGTCTCGAGAAGAAGGCAAGGACATACTGGAGGAGATACACAAAGGAATCTGCGGCAACCACGCGTCCTCTCGGACTCCATTGGGCAAAACTTTTCGACGAGCGTTCTATTGGCCTACAGCTCTAGCTGATGCAGAGGAACTAGTCAAAAAGTGCCAAGGATGCCAGTTCTTCGCCAAGCAACAACACGTCCCAGCCTACAAGCTCATCACGATACCACCAACTTGGCCGTTTGCTTGCTGGGGGCTCGACATGATTGACCCTTTACCAACGGCGCCAGGGGGATTCAACCGAGTCCTGATGgctatcgacaagttcaccaagtggatcgaggtcAAGCCTGTCACATGCCCTAAAGCCGACAGAGTACTCGACTTCTTGGATGAGATCATGCATCACTACGGTTCCCCAACCGCATCATCACAGATCTGGGTTCCAATTTCAACAACCACCAGTTCTGGGAGTATTGCGAGAACAGCGGGATCGATGTCCGGTACGTCTCCGTCGCACACCCACGCGCAAATGGCCAAGTGGAACGTGCCAACGAGATGGTACTCGACACTCTCAAGAAACGCCTGTACGATGCTGCAAACACCAAAGGAGGCAAGTGGATCAAGGAACTACCAAACGCTCTCTGGGGGCTGCGTACTCAGCCTACAAAACCCACTGGACAGTCGCCCTACTTCCTGGTCTACGGCTCCGAAGCTATCTTACCTGCTAATGTCATGTGGCAATCTCTAGCAGTCGAACAATATGAGGAAGGCATCACGGAAAATAACAGGCAGGTCGACATTGACAGCCTTGAAGAAGCCCGCTGCGCTGCCCTCGTCCAATCAGCCAGGTACCTTGAGGGTATACGGCGCTACCATGATCGCAACGTCAAGGAACGTTCCTTCAACATCGGTGATCTCGTCCTCCGTCGTATCCAGAATACGGCAGGATTACACAAGCTCAGCTCGCCATGGGAAGATCCTTTCTCCGTCAAGACAGTCACTGGCCCAGGCACCTGTCGCCTCCAAACTCTTGAAGGCGAAGAAATCGACAACTCGTGGAACATCGAGCAGCTGTGTCGTTTCTACCCGTAGTCAACGACTACGGATCTACAACCGGCTCCACGACAAGGGTCATGCAGAGACCTCCGGGTCCATGCCCCTCTACTCCTGGGTCATGCAGAGACCTCCGGGTCCATGTCCCTCCATTCAAGGGTAGCATGCAGAGATCTCCGGGTCCATGCCCCTCAACTTCTGGGTCATGCAGTATACCGGCCTCAATGCCCCTGCGATCTACTGATCTTCAGCTGCCAACACGGCCTCTGGGCCTCAGCGACAATGGGACCTAGCCAACCACAGGCTCCGTGCCTCGGCAACAATGGTTCCTAGCTGTACGTAGCTTTGGCGACGATGGTACCTAGCTGTAAGTGGCCATTGCGTCCTGGCAACAATGGTACCTAGCTACCAGCGGTCCTCACGTCCATGCGACTACTTATCAGCTGTACTCAGGCTCCGCGCCTTTGCTGATATAGGCCCTGGTTACATAGTTGTACTCTtgcaacttattattcacaGTAATAAAGATTGTTTTATTTCAACTTTATGCTGTGCTATAAATCTTGTCTTCTATAAGACTACTCTCAGCTCTCCGGGGCTTTGTCACAGTTCTTCGGAACTGGACTCACTGCCACAAGTAGCATGACTACTATCGAGTACTGCTCGACAAATATCTTTTGCAGCCAAGACTCGCCAGGACTAGGCTACCAATTGGAGTCCAACCATGGCGCAAGGCTTCATCACATGCAAAGGATAACACAGATAATTGACTACTCTGTTTTCAATTACTACTCATATCTGTCTATATTACACTTGTTCCTACAAGTTTTTCTACGGATACATCATCGCAAGTCGATACGGCTGGCCATCTCTTTCGCAATGGGGGCTGTCTCTGCCATAAGCTCTTCGAACTTCTCATCGGAGCAATCTGCTGCCACACCCTCCTTGACCACGGATAGGTTGGCCATCGGGTAGAAGGATTTGATAAAGCTGAGCACTTGATTGGAGATCGACCTCGCCAGCCTTTGTGCATACTCGAACACTTTGCCTGGATGACCCCTCAGTCTCTCTACAAGCAGCCGTGGCTCTTCTCCAGCTACCCTGGCCTCGAACAACTCGGCCACAGGCTCTGCGGCTTGTTTTAGCTCAACCAGCTCACGCTTCAACAGCTCGGCTTCATCCATCTTCGCCCGCAGCGACTGCATACAAGTGACCAAGTCAATTTCGCCGTCATGGCGCAGCTGAAGTTCATGGCAGAGCTCTATGAAAAGCACCTTGAGTTCTTCTTCCAGCTCTTCACGCGCTCCTTGCTCACGGTTGAAAGCGCCCTGCCAATCAGCGGCAGTGCTTTTCCACTTATCAATGGAATTTTGAAGCTCTGTGCATGCAAAGACAACTATGTCAGCAGATCGGCCAGAAATCAATACCCAATACAACACGGGGTTCATGGCATTACCTTTCTTCTCGTGGTGCAGAGACTTGTTATTGCGGACAAGTTCATCCTTCTGCTCCGCGAATTTCTGGATCTCATTATGGTACTCTGCCGCATTGGAATCCAGCTTCATTTGCAGCCGGGACGACAAGTCTTTCTGTTTCTGCAGGTCCTCCTCAAGCTTCGCCACATGGTTCATGTCCGCGGCATGCTTCTCGAGTACCTGCGACTTCCGTCGCGACTGCTTAATGATATCCTGCACAGATCAACAAAGGTTTTACTCAAGCATCTAAGGATAAGCACATGCAAGTGCCACATGCTCCGCGGGTACTTGATATTACCTGTACAAAGGTGTCGAAATGCTGGAGCGACTTCATCTGCATCGCCACATGCTCTTTCTTCTGCAGTATGGCTACTTGTTCCTGCAACTTCATCAGCGTCCGCGCTCCGCAATGGCGTTGGACCTTCAATGTCCGTCTCGTGGTCGACCATGCACCTCTCTGGGCTAGCTTCAAGTACCATCCGCGTGTTCTCGTGCCGCTCGGGGACTGGAGTTGGAGCACCTTCTTCCTGCGGTGGCATGCTGGCCTCCGGGTCTGGCACTACAGCTTCGGCAAGCTCTGCTTCAATTCCCGCAAGAAGATTACTCTTTGGCTCAGGGGCTACAGCGTATGCAAGAATTACGGCTTCGACTGCTTTACTCCACAGTTGGGACAAACCTGTCACGGTAACAGCTTTGACGCCTTCCATCGTCTCTTCCTATGGAGCTGGCTGTCGTTGCTCCTCTTCTGCGGTCTCGTCCGTTTGGGGTTGTTTGGCTTGGCCTTGCTCTGCAGTCTGGGTATCACCTCCTGCAGCAGCACCCGAGCTGTTCCCTTCCCAGGACAGGTCCGTGGATTTCCTGCAGCCAGGCGAGTTCATGAATACCTACTACATCAAGACAAATAGGTACTCGAGATGATTGGGTACTTACAACGTTGATCGTGGCAACTGGTCCTTGGGTCCCCTAAGGAGCTGGAACAACCTCGCGCCTGCAACTGGCGACTCCAAGGTCTCCTTTGGTTTGTCAGGCTTCTTCGTCACCCTTGCAGCATGACAGCATCTAGCTGCTAAGCCACCGACGGCTCGACTACTCTTTCGGTACCCAGGGGAATCCCCATGGGCACCGCATCATTGCTGCTTTCGATTTCCACGACATCATGGATCTCGGGGGCTTGGTCCTGGACAGCAGGCGGATCCTGCTCAATACCGGACGTCTCCTACATATACAACTTCATTCAGTTCGACACCAAGTACTCTACACTACGACTACAAGGCAGAGAACATTACCTCATCAGATGGTCTCGGCGTCGCCACAACCTTCCTGACGCACCGCTTCATCACTGTCCTCCTCTGCTTCGGAGGCGGCTGGATGGCATCAGCAAGGGGAGCTGCTGACCTTTTCGATGACCCCGCACCAGCAGCAGCGGTGTACCCATGTCGGGTCTTCACCTCGATGCGCTGGGCGAGAGTCACGTAATCCTCATCTGACGCCAAGTCCTCTGCGGTGTCCTCTTGAGTGTCGCTGGAGGTCTCGACGTCAGGTGCTTGGTGTGGTACCGATGCCCTTCGCTCCAAACTCATCCCGCCCTCACCATACTCAGGCAATGGTGGCATGGAGTAGAAGCGGTCCACATCCTCCTGCATAACACAAGTCATATCAGCTACTCGACAAAGCTATGCAATTGGTACTCAAGGGTTACGACTACAGGTACTTACTTGCTTCGGAGGCCGCTCTGCGGAGTACTCCGGGATAGCTGCGGCTGGAACTCCGGATGGCATATTCCTAAAGATCTTTCCCAGCCGCTCCATCACAGCATCTGTGCTGATCTCCTCCTTGGTAAACCTCGAGTTGTCATCACTACCGGTGTACTCGTACCCGTAGTGATGCCTCTTCATCAGGGGATGGACGCGACGCTTCGGCCTAGTTTGGAAGCAGTATTCCCCGTCGGGATCCCTGCCATATCCCCGCGCCTGCAGCCCACGCGGAAACTTTTCACGGGCCAACAGACTGGCGCCTTTGGAAGCCTGCTCGGCAGGGGACTCCGGCCCGTCGGAGCCAATTTTCCCCGTGGAATAGCGCCCGACCTACAGACACCGGGCAGCACTCCTCGTCTCCGTCTCCCCGTTCCTCATCTCGTGCGAGCGGGAgaagcgccgccaccaccacctgctGATCTCCCCCTCCGACGTCGCATCTGCAGCTTCTCCTCCGCCATAGACTCCGGATCTACTACAACCTCCACCTCCGCATCAGGTGAATCCACCTCCATCCCCTTCTCCCTAGCCTCCGCTAGGGTTTGTCCTTTCGCACACCTTTTCTGTAGATCCTGCGGAGGAAGACTGCAGCCATGAGCGGATCTCGAGCGAGCAGATGATCTCCTCCGCCTTCTCCAGCACTGCGCGTGACTCCATTGAACCTCCGCCTCCGCATCAGGTGAGCCCGCGTCTCCCTGCCTCCTCACACAGTTTCTCGTAGATCTTGGGGAGGAAAAGTTGCGGCCACGATCTGGAGCAGATGCGCTCCATTGAAGC from Panicum virgatum strain AP13 chromosome 7N, P.virgatum_v5, whole genome shotgun sequence includes the following:
- the LOC120683799 gene encoding myosin-3-like isoform X2, with amino-acid sequence MKLQEQVAILQKKEHVAMQMKSLQHFDTFVQDIIKQSRRKSQVLEKHAADMNHVAKLEEDLQKQKDLSSRLQMKLDSNAAEYHNEIQKFAEQKDELVRNNKSLHHEKKELQNSIDKWKSTAADWQGAFNREQGAREELEEELKSLRAKMDEAELLKRELVELKQAAEPVAELFEARVAGEEPRLLVERLRGHPGKVFEYAQRLARSISNQVLSFIKSFYPMANLSVVKEGVAADCSDEKFEELMAETAPIAKEMASRIDLR
- the LOC120683799 gene encoding uncharacterized protein LOC120683799 isoform X1, with protein sequence MKLQEQVAILQKKEHVAMQMKSLQHFDTFVQDIIKQSRRKSQVLEKHAADMNHVAKLEEDLQKQKDLSSRLQMKLDSNAAEYHNEIQKFAEQKDELVRNNKSLHHEKKELQNSIDKWKSTAADWQGAFNREQGAREELEEELKVLFIELCHELQLRHDGEIDLVTCMQSLRAKMDEAELLKRELVELKQAAEPVAELFEARVAGEEPRLLVERLRGHPGKVFEYAQRLARSISNQVLSFIKSFYPMANLSVVKEGVAADCSDEKFEELMAETAPIAKEMASRIDLR